A DNA window from Boseongicola sp. contains the following coding sequences:
- a CDS encoding pseudouridine synthase, producing MTDSPYKGERIAKNLARRGVASRREVERMIEAGRIAVDGKVIKSPALNVTGSETITVDKSPVGEAEPPRLWRYHKPSGRVTTAKDEKGRATIHDDLPEEMPRVMPVGRLDLTSEGLLLLTNDGEIKRRLEMPKTGWLRKYRVRVRGTPEDQIFDPLRKGITIDGERFLGMEIKLDRQQGSNAWLTVGLREGKNREIRRAMESLDLIVNRLIRISYGPFRLEDLKPGETDEIKQKILRDQLGLDKPDDEKPKGGTARKVTRKARPRRNS from the coding sequence ATGACCGATAGCCCCTACAAAGGCGAACGCATCGCCAAAAACCTTGCCCGTCGTGGTGTTGCCTCGCGCCGCGAGGTTGAACGCATGATCGAAGCCGGTCGGATCGCAGTGGATGGTAAAGTGATCAAAAGCCCCGCGCTGAACGTCACGGGCTCCGAAACTATCACGGTCGACAAATCCCCCGTCGGCGAAGCCGAACCGCCCCGCCTCTGGCGCTATCACAAGCCGTCCGGTCGCGTGACCACCGCCAAAGACGAAAAGGGCCGCGCCACCATTCATGACGACTTGCCCGAAGAAATGCCGCGCGTCATGCCTGTCGGTCGCCTTGATCTCACATCCGAAGGGCTACTGCTTCTCACTAACGACGGCGAAATCAAACGCCGCCTCGAAATGCCAAAGACCGGTTGGCTTAGAAAGTATCGCGTCCGCGTGCGCGGCACCCCCGAGGATCAAATTTTCGACCCTTTGCGCAAAGGCATCACCATTGATGGCGAGCGGTTTCTGGGCATGGAAATCAAGCTGGATCGCCAACAGGGCAGCAATGCTTGGTTAACTGTTGGGCTGCGCGAAGGAAAAAACCGCGAAATTCGCCGTGCCATGGAAAGCCTTGATCTGATCGTAAACCGGCTGATCCGTATCAGTTATGGCCCCTTCCGCTTGGAAGATCTGAAACCGGGAGAAACCGATGAAATCAAACAGAAAATTTTGCGCGACCAACTAGGATTGGACAAACCGGACGACGAAAAACCTAAGGGTGGAACAGCGCGAAAAGTAACGCGCAAGGCAAGACCTCGCCGAAATAGCTGA
- a CDS encoding nucleoside deaminase — MVFKSHMEQALSEARAAGARGEVPVGAVVIGPDGVVIAATGNRMRQLNDPTAHAEVLAIRAAGAAIGSDRLVGCDLYVTLEPCPMCAAAISNARIARLYYGASDPKSGGVTVGPKVFTHPQAHHVPEIYGDISAEAAAELMKGFFASRR, encoded by the coding sequence ATGGTCTTTAAAAGTCATATGGAGCAAGCGCTTAGCGAAGCGCGCGCCGCCGGTGCACGCGGTGAAGTGCCGGTTGGGGCTGTGGTGATTGGGCCAGATGGGGTTGTGATTGCCGCAACTGGCAACCGGATGCGGCAGTTGAATGACCCGACCGCCCATGCTGAGGTTCTGGCAATCCGTGCGGCAGGTGCCGCTATTGGGTCAGATCGATTGGTGGGCTGCGATCTATATGTGACGCTTGAGCCTTGTCCGATGTGTGCGGCAGCCATTTCGAACGCGCGTATCGCGCGGCTGTATTACGGGGCGAGTGATCCTAAAAGCGGCGGGGTCACGGTAGGGCCGAAAGTGTTCACGCACCCGCAAGCGCATCATGTGCCCGAGATTTACGGGGATATTTCTGCTGAAGCTGCGGCTGAGTTGATGAAAGGGTTTTTTGCCAGCCGTCGGTAG
- the gatC gene encoding Asp-tRNA(Asn)/Glu-tRNA(Gln) amidotransferase subunit GatC produces the protein MSIDTETARRVAKLARIKVEDADLPALADDFNRILGFVEQLNEVDVEGVEPMTSVTPMRLKRRVDEVTDGGQQDKVLANAPDAREGFFAVPKVVE, from the coding sequence ATGTCCATCGACACGGAAACTGCCCGCCGCGTGGCCAAATTGGCCCGGATCAAGGTTGAAGACGCTGATCTGCCCGCGCTGGCCGATGACTTTAACCGTATCCTTGGGTTCGTTGAGCAATTGAACGAAGTCGATGTTGAAGGCGTTGAACCGATGACCTCGGTGACGCCGATGCGTTTGAAGCGGCGAGTTGATGAGGTGACCGACGGTGGGCAGCAGGATAAGGTTCTGGCCAATGCACCTGATGCGCGCGAAGGCTTTTTTGCGGTTCCGAAAGTGGTTGAGTGA
- the gatA gene encoding Asp-tRNA(Asn)/Glu-tRNA(Gln) amidotransferase subunit GatA, with amino-acid sequence MGELNKLTIADARDKLRSGEVTAVELTESCLSAVSEAVVLNAVVHPTPELAVEQAKAADVRIAAGDAPDMCGIPLGIKDLFCTKGVPSQAGSGILNGFKPEYESTVTSQLFGDGAVMVGKLNMDEFAMGSSNETSVYGNVVNPWRRGNDEAALTPGGSSGGSASAVAADLCLAATGTDTGGSIRQPAAFVGITGLKPTYGRVSRWGIVAFASSLDQAGPMAKSVRDCAIMLKSMAGHDAKDSTSAELAVPDFEAMLKGDIKGQTIGIPREYRLDGMPEEIETLWTRGREMLEDAGAKIVDITLPHTKYALPAYYVIAPAEASSNLARYDGVRYGHRAKLAQGDGITEMYEKTRAEGFGDEVKRRVMIGTYVLSAGFYDAYYNRARRVRALIKKDFEDVFADGVDAILTPATPSSAFALGQEFDDPVQMYLNDVFTVTVNLAGLPGIAVPAGLDSQGLPLGLQLIGKPWEEGALMNVAQALEDRAGFVSKPTKWW; translated from the coding sequence ATGGGTGAATTGAACAAACTGACGATTGCCGACGCGCGCGACAAGTTGCGTTCGGGTGAAGTGACGGCGGTAGAGCTGACGGAGTCCTGTTTGTCGGCGGTCAGCGAGGCTGTTGTATTGAACGCCGTTGTGCATCCGACGCCAGAATTGGCAGTCGAACAGGCGAAAGCTGCGGACGTGCGGATTGCGGCGGGGGATGCGCCGGATATGTGCGGTATTCCGTTGGGGATCAAGGATCTGTTCTGCACCAAGGGCGTGCCAAGCCAGGCAGGCAGCGGCATTCTGAACGGGTTCAAGCCCGAGTATGAATCAACGGTGACCAGCCAGTTGTTCGGTGACGGTGCAGTGATGGTTGGCAAGCTGAACATGGACGAATTCGCCATGGGCAGCAGCAACGAAACCAGCGTTTACGGCAATGTGGTAAACCCCTGGCGGCGCGGCAATGACGAGGCGGCGTTGACGCCCGGTGGATCGTCCGGTGGTTCCGCCAGCGCTGTGGCGGCTGACTTGTGTCTGGCCGCGACGGGAACGGACACTGGTGGGTCAATCCGCCAACCGGCAGCCTTTGTGGGCATTACGGGCCTGAAGCCGACCTATGGGCGTGTAAGCCGATGGGGTATTGTTGCCTTTGCATCTTCGCTGGATCAGGCCGGGCCGATGGCGAAATCAGTGCGCGACTGTGCGATCATGCTGAAGTCGATGGCCGGACACGATGCCAAGGATTCCACCAGCGCCGAACTGGCGGTGCCGGACTTCGAGGCGATGCTGAAGGGCGACATCAAGGGTCAGACCATCGGTATCCCGCGCGAGTATCGTTTGGACGGTATGCCGGAAGAGATCGAGACGCTTTGGACCCGTGGCCGCGAGATGCTGGAAGATGCGGGAGCGAAGATCGTTGATATAACTTTGCCACACACAAAATACGCGCTGCCAGCCTATTATGTGATTGCCCCGGCTGAGGCATCGTCGAACCTGGCGCGCTATGATGGGGTTCGCTATGGCCACCGCGCGAAACTGGCGCAGGGCGACGGCATTACCGAGATGTATGAAAAGACCCGTGCTGAAGGTTTTGGAGACGAGGTGAAGCGTCGGGTGATGATCGGGACATATGTTTTGTCGGCTGGTTTTTACGACGCCTATTATAACCGTGCGCGGCGTGTCCGGGCGTTGATCAAGAAAGACTTTGAAGATGTGTTTGCCGATGGTGTGGACGCGATCCTGACGCCGGCGACGCCATCTTCGGCCTTTGCCTTGGGTCAGGAATTTGATGATCCGGTGCAGATGTATCTGAACGACGTTTTCACGGTGACGGTGAACCTTGCCGGGCTTCCCGGAATTGCGGTTCCTGCGGGGCTGGATAGCCAAGGCTTGCCCTTGGGTCTGCAATTGATTGGCAAACCCTGGGAAGAGGGTGCGTTGATGAATGTCGCACAGGCATTGGAAGATCGCGCAGGTTTTGTTTCCAAGCCGACGAAATGGTGGTAG
- a CDS encoding N-acetylmuramoyl-L-alanine amidase gives MESAEAALEKLCDSEAEVSAHYLIGRKGTVYGLVGEENRAWHAGAGHWAGREDVNSRSIGIELDNDGVTAFSDELMVSLEALLGEILSRHDLSPKAVIAHSDMAPDRKCDPGRLFNWKRLADKELSVWPEPALPGDFMRYAAAVGYPVEHGEAVVLDAFRQRFRPSASGPMGHADQAMMAGMARQWPADVTERIARRVPSRPISRIN, from the coding sequence ATGGAAAGCGCCGAGGCGGCTTTAGAAAAGCTATGTGATTCTGAGGCAGAAGTTTCTGCGCATTATCTAATCGGGCGGAAAGGAACCGTTTACGGATTGGTCGGCGAAGAAAACCGGGCTTGGCATGCAGGAGCAGGGCATTGGGCAGGGCGTGAAGATGTCAATTCGCGGTCCATCGGGATCGAACTGGACAATGACGGGGTGACCGCATTTTCCGATGAATTGATGGTGTCACTTGAAGCTTTGCTTGGCGAAATACTTTCGCGCCACGACCTATCACCCAAAGCTGTGATCGCTCATTCTGACATGGCTCCTGACCGTAAATGTGACCCTGGCCGTCTGTTCAACTGGAAACGTCTTGCTGACAAGGAACTATCGGTATGGCCCGAGCCAGCATTGCCGGGCGATTTTATGCGATATGCTGCGGCTGTCGGGTATCCGGTAGAGCATGGTGAAGCTGTTGTTCTGGATGCATTCCGGCAGCGCTTCAGGCCATCGGCGTCTGGCCCGATGGGGCATGCGGATCAGGCCATGATGGCTGGCATGGCGCGCCAATGGCCAGCAGACGTGACCGAACGAATTGCGCGAAGGGTTCCTTCGCGACCTATCAGTCGGATCAATTGA
- the rpmG gene encoding 50S ribosomal protein L33 gives MAKPTTIKIRLNSTADTGHFYVTKKNARTMTEKMVVRKYDPVARKHVEYKEGKIK, from the coding sequence ATGGCGAAACCGACGACGATCAAAATTCGTCTGAACTCGACCGCGGACACCGGCCACTTTTATGTGACCAAGAAGAACGCCCGTACGATGACCGAGAAAATGGTGGTGCGGAAGTACGACCCGGTTGCGCGCAAGCACGTCGAGTATAAGGAAGGCAAGATCAAGTAA
- a CDS encoding GNAT family N-acetyltransferase has product MPFTVRSSTMSDFNAIDRLFQRSYPVLLKADYAPSVLVTAIPLISKAQPQLVTSGTYYVVEDDRGEIVGAGGWTRSAPGGQGAAEGVGHIRHVVTDHARVREGIGRVLMQRIVMSAEYARLSRLDCLSTITAVPFYATCGFVEMQPVSVNLRPGIDFPAVLMRRSVKSIE; this is encoded by the coding sequence ATGCCCTTTACTGTCAGATCCTCGACAATGTCGGACTTCAACGCGATCGACCGGCTGTTCCAACGATCTTATCCGGTTTTGCTGAAGGCGGACTACGCGCCGTCGGTATTGGTAACGGCGATCCCATTGATTTCTAAAGCACAACCGCAGCTGGTGACATCAGGGACATATTACGTAGTTGAAGATGACCGCGGCGAGATTGTCGGGGCAGGGGGATGGACGCGATCTGCACCCGGTGGGCAGGGCGCCGCGGAAGGAGTGGGGCATATCCGACACGTGGTGACAGACCATGCAAGGGTGCGCGAAGGCATTGGGCGCGTATTGATGCAGCGCATTGTTATGTCAGCAGAATATGCCCGACTAAGCCGGTTGGATTGTCTTTCGACAATTACGGCGGTGCCGTTCTATGCCACTTGCGGGTTTGTCGAAATGCAACCCGTTAGCGTAAATTTGCGTCCGGGTATCGACTTCCCGGCGGTGCTTATGCGACGGTCTGTAAAGTCTATTGAGTGA
- the tkt gene encoding transketolase: MDIATLKDHHPDHFAKANAIRALAMDAVQAANSGHTGMPMGMADVATVLFEKHLKFDAANPDWPDRDRFILSAGHGSMLIYALLHLTGYEDMTIDPIKNFRQLGSITAGHPEYGHVKGVETTTGPLGQGIANAVGFAMAEESLRSRYGKKVVDHYTYCIAGDGCLMEGISHEAIGLAGMQRLGKLIVLWDDNNISIDGEVSLSDITDQKKRFQAAGWQVLECDGHDPAAIDEALTNAKSTNKPTMIACKSHIGFGSPNRQDTAKAHGAPLGPEEIALTREALGWPHGPFEIPRNLLEQWRAIGARGAADRTDWDARFAGLSTSRQNELTRMWSGVPHKKLAGVIRSLKRDISEGAPKMATRKSSEMVLGVVNPVMPENIGGSADLTGSNNTLTPDLGIFGPDNRKGRYVHYGIREHGMAAAMNGMALHGGVKPYGGTFMCFTDYARGAMRLSALMGVPTTYVMTHDSIGLGEDGPTHQPVEHLAMLRATPNINVFRPADTVETAEAWELALTSEKTPSVLSLTRQGLPTVRTEHKMKNLTAFGAYVLAEADDKRQAILMATGSEVEIALKARELLQEEGIGTRVVSMPCIDLFAQQDEKYRRKILPAGPVRVAIEAGVGFGWDTWLFNERGKRDKGRFIGMDSFGASAPAPELYDYFGIRAEAVVEAVKGMLT, from the coding sequence TTGGATATCGCGACGCTGAAAGACCACCACCCGGATCACTTCGCCAAAGCCAACGCAATCCGCGCATTGGCCATGGACGCGGTACAGGCCGCAAATTCCGGCCACACCGGCATGCCCATGGGTATGGCAGACGTCGCAACCGTGCTGTTCGAAAAGCACTTGAAATTCGACGCTGCAAATCCCGATTGGCCAGATCGCGATCGCTTTATCCTTTCGGCAGGTCACGGCTCGATGCTGATTTATGCGCTGCTGCACCTCACCGGCTACGAAGACATGACGATCGACCCGATCAAAAATTTCCGCCAGTTGGGTTCGATCACTGCAGGTCACCCCGAATATGGCCACGTAAAAGGCGTCGAAACCACCACTGGCCCGCTTGGTCAGGGCATCGCCAATGCCGTCGGCTTTGCAATGGCGGAAGAATCCCTGCGCTCCCGCTACGGCAAAAAGGTTGTCGATCACTACACCTACTGCATCGCTGGTGACGGCTGCCTGATGGAAGGCATCAGCCATGAAGCGATCGGCCTTGCCGGCATGCAAAGGCTCGGCAAACTGATCGTGCTTTGGGACGACAACAACATCTCGATTGATGGCGAGGTTTCACTCTCGGACATCACCGACCAGAAAAAGCGCTTTCAGGCAGCCGGCTGGCAGGTACTGGAATGTGACGGCCACGATCCGGCGGCAATTGACGAAGCCCTCACCAACGCGAAATCCACCAACAAGCCGACGATGATCGCCTGCAAAAGCCACATCGGCTTTGGCTCACCCAACCGGCAGGACACGGCCAAAGCACACGGTGCGCCACTTGGACCCGAAGAAATCGCTTTGACCCGCGAAGCCCTGGGCTGGCCCCACGGGCCGTTCGAGATCCCGCGAAACCTGCTCGAGCAATGGCGTGCAATCGGCGCACGTGGCGCTGCAGACCGCACAGATTGGGATGCCCGCTTTGCTGGCCTTTCCACGTCCCGCCAGAACGAGCTGACACGCATGTGGTCGGGCGTTCCCCACAAGAAACTTGCAGGTGTGATCCGCAGCCTGAAACGCGATATTTCCGAAGGCGCGCCGAAAATGGCCACCCGGAAATCATCCGAAATGGTGCTTGGTGTTGTGAACCCGGTCATGCCCGAAAACATCGGCGGCTCTGCCGACCTCACCGGTTCGAACAACACGCTGACCCCGGACCTTGGCATTTTCGGCCCCGATAACCGCAAAGGCCGTTACGTCCACTACGGCATCCGCGAACACGGCATGGCGGCTGCCATGAACGGTATGGCGCTCCACGGCGGCGTGAAACCCTACGGCGGCACCTTCATGTGCTTCACCGATTACGCGCGCGGGGCGATGCGCCTTTCCGCGCTGATGGGCGTGCCAACAACTTATGTCATGACCCACGACAGCATTGGCCTTGGCGAAGACGGCCCGACCCATCAGCCGGTCGAACACCTCGCCATGCTGCGTGCCACACCAAACATCAACGTTTTCCGCCCTGCGGACACCGTGGAAACGGCCGAAGCCTGGGAACTGGCGCTGACATCTGAAAAAACCCCTTCGGTTCTCAGCCTCACACGTCAGGGCCTGCCCACCGTGCGGACCGAACATAAGATGAAGAACCTGACCGCTTTTGGTGCCTATGTTCTGGCCGAAGCAGATGACAAGCGTCAGGCAATCCTCATGGCGACCGGTTCCGAAGTCGAGATCGCCTTGAAAGCCCGCGAACTTCTGCAAGAAGAAGGCATCGGCACACGCGTGGTCTCCATGCCCTGCATCGACCTCTTCGCGCAGCAGGACGAAAAATACCGCCGGAAGATCCTGCCCGCCGGTCCCGTCCGCGTGGCAATCGAAGCGGGTGTTGGCTTTGGCTGGGATACTTGGCTGTTCAACGAACGCGGCAAGCGCGACAAAGGCCGCTTCATCGGCATGGATAGCTTCGGCGCGTCTGCCCCTGCACCCGAACTATATGACTACTTCGGCATCCGCGCCGAAGCCGTGGTCGAAGCCGTCAAAGGTATGCTCACCTAA
- the zapA gene encoding cell division protein ZapA encodes MPEVQISIGGRPFAVACQEGEEHFLQSAAQLLDNEASTLMEQIGRLPEARMLLMAGLMLADKTAGSDDQLKALEDKVAQQQAWIEEMQSRPVPEPTRVEVAVIPDEVTQTLAELAARAEALAEAAEEKKAAG; translated from the coding sequence ATGCCGGAAGTGCAAATCTCGATCGGGGGACGTCCGTTTGCGGTGGCTTGTCAGGAAGGCGAAGAGCATTTCCTGCAATCGGCCGCGCAATTGTTGGATAACGAGGCCTCGACACTGATGGAGCAGATCGGGCGGTTGCCTGAGGCGCGGATGCTGTTGATGGCCGGGTTGATGCTGGCGGATAAGACCGCCGGATCGGATGACCAGTTAAAGGCGCTGGAAGACAAGGTGGCGCAGCAGCAGGCCTGGATCGAAGAGATGCAATCGCGTCCTGTGCCCGAGCCGACCCGCGTTGAAGTGGCCGTGATCCCCGATGAGGTGACCCAGACGCTGGCGGAACTGGCGGCGCGCGCAGAGGCGCTGGCAGAGGCTGCTGAGGAGAAGAAGGCGGCGGGTTAA
- a CDS encoding BAX inhibitor (BI)-1/YccA family protein encodes MAEYQTVRTGAGVRTAEIDAGLRAHMNKVYGSMSIGMVITAFAAWAIAGLSVTTDPTGATVAIREGQYLTGLGEALYMSPLKWVVMFAPLAFVFFGFGAVMNKGSAAAVQLAFFAFAALMGISISSIFLVFTGFSIVQTFLITAIAFAGLSLWGYTTKKDISGWGAFLIMGVIGLIVAMVVNIFLASPAMMFAISAIGILIFAGLTAYDTQKIKTNYLAHAHAGDQEWLDKSAYAGALNLYLDFINLFMFLLQFMGNRE; translated from the coding sequence ATGGCAGAATATCAGACCGTCCGCACCGGTGCAGGTGTCCGCACGGCCGAGATAGATGCGGGCCTTCGCGCCCATATGAACAAAGTCTACGGCAGCATGTCCATCGGCATGGTGATCACGGCATTTGCAGCCTGGGCCATTGCTGGCCTGTCGGTAACAACCGACCCCACCGGAGCAACTGTGGCCATCCGCGAAGGCCAATACCTGACCGGCTTGGGCGAAGCGCTTTACATGTCGCCCCTGAAATGGGTCGTGATGTTCGCCCCGCTGGCTTTTGTGTTCTTTGGCTTTGGTGCCGTGATGAACAAAGGCTCCGCCGCCGCCGTGCAACTGGCATTCTTTGCCTTCGCCGCCCTTATGGGTATTTCGATCAGCTCGATCTTCCTGGTCTTCACCGGATTTTCGATCGTGCAGACGTTCCTGATTACCGCGATTGCTTTCGCTGGTCTCAGCCTCTGGGGCTATACCACGAAGAAAGATATCTCGGGTTGGGGCGCGTTCCTGATCATGGGCGTGATTGGCCTGATCGTGGCAATGGTCGTAAACATCTTCCTGGCCTCACCGGCCATGATGTTTGCCATCTCGGCCATCGGCATCCTGATTTTCGCGGGCCTCACCGCCTACGATACACAGAAGATCAAAACCAATTATCTGGCCCACGCCCATGCGGGCGACCAGGAATGGCTCGACAAATCGGCTTATGCAGGTGCGTTGAACCTCTATTTGGACTTCATCAACCTGTTCATGTTCCTGCTACAGTTCATGGGCAATCGCGAATAG
- a CDS encoding DUF1127 domain-containing protein, translating to MTAIELRKSRKALGKLDLHLLNDIGVTQKDAKIEANRSTWDAPSHWMR from the coding sequence ATGACGGCCATAGAACTCAGAAAATCCCGCAAGGCTCTGGGTAAACTCGATCTGCATCTGCTGAACGACATTGGCGTCACCCAAAAAGACGCGAAGATCGAGGCGAACCGCTCAACATGGGACGCCCCATCCCATTGGATGCGCTAA
- a CDS encoding LysR family transcriptional regulator has translation MPRNLDLTALRSFVAVADMGGVTKAAGMLNLTQSAVSMQLKRLEESLNADLLDRSSRTIGLTTAGEKLLSYGRRMIAMNDEVFSQMTDQAYERILVLGVPHDIVYPSISQVLQVFNADYPRMRVQLISSYTSRLKEMFADGKCDMILTTEDHVDAGGETLTEKPLLWYGASGGQAWQRRPLPIASEPQSQFRRSTQAALDRAGIPWEMAVDSESTRTVEASVAADLAFQSQLAGSVAPILEQVVHGGALPELGSKKINLYVAEIAKGAVKDHLADLVRRSYRGPQLALTA, from the coding sequence ATGCCAAGAAATCTTGATCTGACAGCTTTGCGTTCGTTTGTGGCCGTCGCTGATATGGGTGGCGTGACCAAGGCTGCTGGCATGTTGAATTTGACCCAATCGGCGGTTTCGATGCAGTTGAAGCGGTTGGAGGAATCACTAAACGCGGATCTATTGGATCGTTCGTCGCGCACCATCGGGTTGACGACTGCGGGAGAGAAGTTGCTGTCTTATGGGCGGCGTATGATTGCCATGAATGACGAAGTTTTCAGCCAGATGACCGATCAGGCCTATGAGAGGATTTTGGTGTTGGGGGTGCCGCATGACATCGTTTACCCGTCGATCTCGCAGGTTTTGCAGGTGTTCAACGCTGACTATCCACGTATGCGGGTGCAGTTGATCTCGTCATACACATCGCGGCTGAAAGAGATGTTTGCGGATGGCAAGTGCGATATGATCCTGACGACGGAAGATCATGTTGACGCTGGTGGTGAAACGCTGACCGAAAAGCCGTTGCTTTGGTATGGTGCCTCTGGCGGGCAGGCGTGGCAGCGGCGTCCGTTGCCGATTGCGTCCGAGCCCCAGTCCCAGTTTCGCCGATCCACGCAGGCGGCGCTGGATCGGGCCGGCATACCCTGGGAGATGGCGGTGGATTCAGAATCAACCCGCACCGTGGAGGCTTCGGTTGCAGCTGATTTGGCTTTTCAGTCACAGCTGGCAGGCAGTGTTGCACCAATTCTTGAGCAGGTTGTGCATGGTGGGGCCCTGCCAGAGCTGGGGTCGAAGAAGATCAACCTATATGTCGCCGAGATTGCCAAGGGTGCGGTGAAAGATCATTTGGCGGATTTGGTGCGTCGATCATACCGAGGGCCGCAGTTGGCGCTTACGGCGTAA
- a CDS encoding zinc-binding dehydrogenase, with protein sequence MRQIRRAITASKGCEIRVKVASLLPPREGQICIKVAATALNFSDHLLINGTYQDMPEFPLTPGMEFSGVVDSIAPDVADFAPGMRVVAVAGHGGLAEFTNVDAVRAVALPDTIDHNSAAAMPIAYSTAHLALSLRGGLSFGKTLIVLGATGGVGLAAIEVGKALGASVVAVARGANRLASAQAAGADVTIDTTTTPDLYQTLKSLAPADVVFDSVGGADGETAQRCLKPEGRHLLIGFASGDLPRLKPNHLLVKNIDVIGFNLSGYWKFNSKAIHSSLQTLLDWHADGKIQPQVSQVFTLNQTREALDLLKSRKSTGKIIVTP encoded by the coding sequence ATGAGGCAAATCAGACGCGCCATCACCGCCAGTAAAGGTTGTGAGATTCGCGTAAAGGTTGCATCGCTATTGCCGCCACGCGAAGGGCAGATTTGCATCAAAGTGGCTGCGACAGCCTTGAATTTTTCGGACCACCTTTTGATCAATGGCACGTATCAGGACATGCCCGAGTTCCCTTTGACTCCGGGAATGGAGTTCTCCGGAGTTGTGGACTCAATTGCTCCAGACGTCGCGGACTTCGCACCCGGCATGCGGGTTGTGGCCGTCGCGGGCCACGGTGGACTGGCAGAATTTACCAATGTCGATGCCGTCCGCGCCGTGGCCCTGCCCGATACTATCGACCATAATTCAGCGGCAGCAATGCCCATCGCCTACAGCACAGCTCATCTTGCTCTGTCCCTCCGCGGTGGCCTTTCCTTTGGCAAAACATTGATCGTATTGGGGGCAACCGGTGGCGTCGGACTGGCCGCAATAGAGGTCGGCAAAGCCCTGGGCGCCAGTGTCGTGGCGGTTGCGCGTGGCGCCAACCGATTGGCTTCCGCCCAAGCTGCTGGCGCGGATGTCACCATCGACACGACAACTACCCCGGATCTGTATCAGACACTTAAATCCCTTGCCCCGGCCGACGTCGTCTTTGACAGCGTTGGCGGCGCAGATGGCGAAACTGCCCAGCGTTGCCTCAAACCTGAAGGTCGCCATCTGCTGATCGGCTTTGCCAGCGGCGATCTTCCTCGCCTGAAGCCCAATCATCTTCTGGTCAAGAATATCGACGTTATCGGATTCAACCTAAGCGGCTATTGGAAATTCAACTCCAAGGCTATCCACTCCAGTTTGCAAACTCTCCTGGACTGGCACGCAGATGGCAAAATCCAGCCTCAGGTCAGTCAGGTATTCACCCTCAACCAAACCCGTGAAGCACTCGACCTTCTCAAGAGCCGCAAATCTACAGGCAAAATCATCGTTACGCCGTAA
- a CDS encoding helix-turn-helix domain-containing protein, whose product MKHPVDVHVGKRIRHRRWMVGMTQQQLAEHVGIKFQQIQKYETGMNRVSASRLWDISETLNAPVSFFFEGLDHDSEDAGAGDSLPGDILADNEALELVRSYYAIPETQRRRLFELARVLSDVV is encoded by the coding sequence ATGAAGCATCCAGTTGATGTGCACGTTGGGAAGCGTATTCGACACCGTCGTTGGATGGTGGGAATGACGCAGCAACAATTAGCTGAGCACGTTGGAATAAAGTTTCAGCAGATTCAAAAATACGAAACTGGTATGAATCGCGTTTCTGCGTCCCGTCTTTGGGACATTTCGGAAACTCTGAACGCTCCTGTCAGTTTTTTCTTCGAAGGGTTGGATCACGACTCTGAAGATGCGGGTGCAGGCGACAGCCTGCCCGGTGATATTTTGGCTGATAATGAAGCGCTTGAACTTGTTCGTTCCTATTACGCAATTCCCGAAACACAGAGACGTCGGCTTTTTGAGTTGGCTCGAGTTTTGAGCGACGTCGTCTGA